tgtctctggtgactcttcctatgaagttagtagacggattgagagaggatgggtggtcatgaggtcactggaaaagggtgtgtggtgctcccgatatctctgcaaaagaacgaaggtccaagtctttagtgtcctggtgccccctgtttgtcagacatggatgctatccagtgacctgagatgaagactggactccttcagtactgtgcaTCTTCAGAcagtccttgggtaccgctggtttgactttatgttgaatgagtggttgctcacggagtcccaaatgaggcacattgtgaaagagcgtcagttacggcactacagacATGTCGTTTGattcctcattgttgaggactcaagTAGCTGGACCGGGCCAAGATGGTCATTTCTGCCGGGTGGAACTGGACCGCTTGTCTGCCTGAGGGTTgcggttgccaaccaggatcccgagctgtttcattgtgtggtgggtgtagccTGATATCTCCTTGTGCCCATCACTGCACTGATGATCTGTAACTGCCCACAGCCCTTCAAGGGAAAAGGCGAGTTTAGAAAGTGGATGGGTTAATGAAATATGGACTTATTTAGCCTAGGTTTTGCATTTAGAgtgttataattattaataagaagaaaaaattgTGAAGACTATTTGTATCTCCTTTATCCTAGGAGCATTAAATATTGATAATGAATAATGAGATTCGTTTTGCTGTTTTTGCCGTTTAAATTTGCCCACTGTAACTTTTTTCCTGtatgctttttctctttaatacacaaaaaaatttTTGGGGTCTCTTGGAATCCATATTCTAATTGGCACTTGACCTTCATCTGTACAGAAGCTTagattatttagttatttttcccTTTAATTTTTGTTAAGTTTCATTTCTCACTCTGTACCATTTTTAAGATTATTCCAGTGCAGAGAAGTGGAAAGACAGACACAGCTCATTGCCCATTGTATAACTAACTCAATGTAAAACTTTGTATTGGCAGATTCCGTCTCTGGATCAGGGTCTGGGTCTGACTCTGAGCAAGAACAGCCCCGGTCTGTGAGCAATGCTTCAGGAAGTGAGAGTGAAAGAGATGGTCACAATGACGACGacgatgatgatgaagatgacagAGAGGCTGGGAAACCAAGTAACAAGGAACTTTTTGGGGACGATAGTGAAGATGAACGTGGCTCTCAGCATAGTATAAGTGATAATCGGTCAGAAAGGTCTGATAATCGCTCAGAGATGAGTGTGCATTCAGAACAAGAAGACAATGATCACTCGGAGGCAGAACAGCACAGTGCTTCAGAaggggaggaagaggaggatggTGGACAAAGGTCTGAAGCTGCCAGTGTTCATTCTGATGCAGAAAGCCATCAATCTGAGGCCCCCAGTCCTCGCTCTGAGGGAGGAAGCCCTCAATCTGAGGCTGGCAGCCCCCGTTCAGAAGCTGGCAGTGCTCGGTCTGAGCCCACGAGCCCCCATTCGGAGGCTGGCAGTCCTCGTTCTGAAGGTTCTGGAAAAGAAGCACAAACGGATGATGAGAAGTGGGAGAGGGAAGTTAAAAGCGATCAGTCAGATGATGAGGTTAAGACTCAGCACTCAGATGATGAACAGAGACGCTCTGATGATGAGGAAGATGAAGACCAAGAGCGGAAATCAGGTAATAATTAATCACACTTACAGTATGTTATACAGTTCTGGAAGTATGTTACTGAATGGAGATTGGTTACATTTCACAAATTTTCTTCTGTGTTTATGCACAATACttaaaatattgaatgttttTGATACCTTACACAGTTTCATAAATAGTATAGTGCCTTTTTGTTTCTGAGCctaattacaaattattttgcGCTGCTGCCTAAGTCATCTACTATCCTTTTCCACACCCCATAGTTGACTCTTTGGAGTTGTTACGTTTTCCCCTTTGTCTGCACGTTTTCCTCTCCGTAtgctttcctcccatatcccaaaaaaTATGCATGTCTCCATGTAAAATTGTCCCCAAGTGTGTTTGTACATGAGTGGACTCTGTGATGGATTGGCGCCCACAGGTAAGGCTGTTTCATGCCTTCTGCCCAATGACGCTGTAATAGATCCTGATACCTCATGACCCCAAATTTGAAAGAGGCAGCATagagattatttttaaaaagtaggtGGCATGGCAATTCAGTGTTTAGAAGTATATGGCTCCAGTGAGTTTTGACCCTGTACCTGGCCACTGTgtttgaggagtttgcatgttctccaccatGTTTGCGTAGGTTTTCATCtagaagatgtgtgtgtgtttggttagTTGTAATGTGTGTGAATATCTGTAATAGGGCCCTGCAGTGTTCCAGACACATTCCGGGATGGGCTAAGGTGATCCTGTACTTCTTTAAGCTTGACAGAGAACATTAAGTTTTGTTGTGTGTTAccacaaagtgctttaaaaagcaGTCTGTTTCATATGGCCCTGTTTGTAGGGAGCACTACTGTAAAGTAGTTGGAGAGCTATAGTGCCTACCACAGTGGGCAATAACCAAAGAGTGCTTTATTTGAGTTACAGAATGTATAGTGGGTAGCActgttttataaattatataaataatttttaaaggttCTTCACTGCTCATTAACAAATGCTTGTTTTAATGTATAGATTTGGTCCATGCACTGACCTCTATAGTATTGTCTTTATTGAAAGACTAGTTTCCTTCTTATTTAAAACCTTACAGCCTTCGACAGTGCATTGTATGAGACTACTCTCTTTATAACAACATGAGAAGTTTGAAAGACTAGTGGTgtccattcagtccatcgagctcttttgtttagctaatagtttgGTATTCCTAATGTCATCCAAATCCCTTTTGAAGGATTTCAGGGCTTCTGCTTCAGTTACGTGATGAGATcttttgttccagatttccacaacccTTTGAATGAATGTTGTTTGAGTAGTTTTGCACTTTAGGAaagtaagtttattttattttttgttaatcccaAAGTGgagaatatttttgtttattgttgacaTTACAAAATATGTGCCATGAAAAACTAATGCACAAATCAGTTCAGTGATAAATTTAGAAAAATTGTCTTATGGAGTGAGTGTATTAAATACCGTATtcaattgaataatttatttaacaacaGTGTCTGCCAAAGGCAGTGACAGCGAAGGCGAGTTTGTGAGGCAGAAGAGCAAAAATGTCATCGCTTCAGATTCAGATTCGGACAGTGATGCTGAAAGAGGAGAAAAAGGTAATTGTTCTTATCTCTTGCTAGATTAAAAATTTAATTATGAACCCCTGTTTATGAGTTCTTGATGAAAATAGGTACTATTCCTTCACCATCTACAAATACCATAAATAAGTCACCTCCTGGGTGTTTTTACATCTAGAATAGCACTTGTGCCATTCTAATTCCTCATTACCCTCATCTAAGTTGCAGGGCACAGCAAGATTTCAAAGTAGCGAATGTGTGGCTTTCCCTGATGCCCAGTGCATCCTCCACTATGAAGCACTCTTAACTGATTATATAATGAGGCAATACTGAATGCTGGCTGCAACTGTAAGAATATGTGGTCCCCAGATGACTCTTTATCTCTCCCAATGCAACTCTGTTATCCAATATGCCTTTTACACTCTCTTACAGAATGGATATCTATCAAAAATGGAAcggccaaatattttttttagcagaTTATGAAGATTTATTATTAAAACTACACTGACTTTAAACATATTTTGCATAGTCAGCATAAGGTATTTAAAATGACCAGATGTCAAATCTAACGTAAACGTTCAtgttaaaatgaaatgtgtttttatggCTGTTTAGAGCTTGATGTAGTGGCAGATGATGACAACGGGGTCGGCTGTACCATTGTATTTAGCTCCCACTCAAATGCTTTCATCCTCCTTAACTAAAATATGAATATGTCTGAAGAATATATTTGTTAATAGCATATCAACACTAATGCAGAAACATATTAGTTTAATTGTATGTTCACAAGTTTAAACACTTTATCTCTCTTTTAGAGgtcaaacctgcagctactgATCTGTTTGGAGAAGCAGACGATATTTCTTCCGACAGTGATGCAGAGAAGCCACCAACCCCTGGGCAACCACTTGTGAGTGAAGTCCTGAGATGATATGTAGTCCCCTGTGCTTATGAATGCTGTTGCATTCAGTAATTGAATTTTTTCCTATTGCTCTTGGAGTGTCTTTAAAAATGCTAGCTATACATATGTGTTATATTTGATGTCCATCCAGCTCTGCTTCTGAATAGTGGCAGGGTCTACAGATTTTACTTCTAGTCACTTGCTTGTAAGGAAAGGTTTGTTGCTTTTAATCCCATTCTTTTGTGCTTTTAGAATTTTTGTTTCCATATCTCTTCTCTGTCTGAATAATTCTATATATTTGTGAAATGTTCTTTTAGTCATACCTGTATAATGTGACTGACCATTTTCTTTAAGGAAGCATTCTTCAACTATTCTGATTTAAAACAGGAAAAGGAAGATGGAATGGATGTGGATCAGCAAGAGGAGGAGTCGGTTCCAGAAACTAGGATAGAAGTTGAAATACCTAAAGTGAACACTGATTTAGGAAGTGATCTCTACTTTGTCAAATTGCCTAACTTTCTCAGTGTGGAACCAAGGTGAGATGCTGTACCCATTATGcattctatctatcaatctatctatccatccatctatgtatctatccatctatctgtccgtctgtccatccatctgtaTTCAGTACAGTACATTTTGATGTCAAATATGCAGAtcatattaaatcatttttgctttgcaccctcccccaccataacctattgtctatggggggAAGGGgaacgaaagctttagattcgtcaaaaatttcgatctctggttttcgagacatcttgacgttttagggtcccatGATACTGA
The Erpetoichthys calabaricus chromosome 17, fErpCal1.3, whole genome shotgun sequence genome window above contains:
- the leo1 gene encoding RNA polymerase-associated protein LEO1, translated to MADMEDLFGSDGDSENEQKDSVSGSGSGSDSEQEQPRSVSNASGSESERDGHNDDDDDDEDDREAGKPSNKELFGDDSEDERGSQHSISDNRSERSDNRSEMSVHSEQEDNDHSEAEQHSASEGEEEEDGGQRSEAASVHSDAESHQSEAPSPRSEGGSPQSEAGSPRSEAGSARSEPTSPHSEAGSPRSEGSGKEAQTDDEKWEREVKSDQSDDEVKTQHSDDEQRRSDDEEDEDQERKSVSAKGSDSEGEFVRQKSKNVIASDSDSDSDAERGEKEVKPAATDLFGEADDISSDSDAEKPPTPGQPLEKEDGMDVDQQEEESVPETRIEVEIPKVNTDLGSDLYFVKLPNFLSVEPRPFDPQYYEDEFEDEEMLDEEGRTRLKLKVENTIRWRMRKDEDGSEIRESNARIVKWSDGSMSLHLGNEVFDVYKAPLQGDHNHLFIRQGTGLQGQAVFKTKLTFRPHSTDSATHRKMTLSLADRCSKTQKIRILPMAGRDPESQRNEMIKKEEERLRASIRRESQQRRMRERQHQRGLSANYLEPDRYEEEDEGEESISLAAIKSKYRGGGIREERARIYSSDSDEGSDDDRTQRLLKAKKLTSDEEGESSQKRKSEDEEEKSSKKAKKYVISDEEEEEDDE